The Oenanthe melanoleuca isolate GR-GAL-2019-014 chromosome 24, OMel1.0, whole genome shotgun sequence genome segment aaaccaaaggTTGATGCCAGTGGAAGGTAAGGCAGAAAATTTCAGTGGAGTAGAATAATTCTGACACTTTTAACCTGATGTTCCTCAAGGCCACATTTAAACATCGTTCAGAAAGCATTAACTCagtacataaaataaaattgaatatCCTGTCATATGCATGGAAGGTTTAACTCTGGATAAATTGGGAATAATTCTCGAGTTTAAAGGGATTACATTAAACCCAAAGTAATAACAATGTGCAGTTTCAATTTAATAGtctacttaaaataaaatgacaaaCAAATGAAGGCTAAATGATTAATAGCATGCTTTTATTCACCTCCTCAACAAGCAAAATGGCCAGttattgaatattttattgTGAGTGCAAATGATGTTAATTGTACTAGAAACATGCTCtaatttttagtaatttttttggaCTGAATACTGTGCTGAATGTGAGGCTCTTCATTAAATggaaatttgattttattttgtttgaacTTAGCCCAGTAAGTACTCCAGTGCAGTCCATTAAGCAGAGCAAATATCACAGCATATACATATGAAACCCCCTCTCTACATCCATTACCAACCTCGGAATTTGaagaggaaatgctgcagctgttgTGTGCTCACCACACTTTTGTTGAGGAGCACAGAGTCCATCCAACCTCCCCATGGAGCTGGGGGCAGGAATAAAAGGTGCCCTTTTTGTCTGGGGATGATGAGGGATGAAGGAGCTCTTCACACTCATTTTGTCCCCGTGCACTGACCTGGGCTGAGTCCCACAATTGGGTTCTGTGCACACATTTCAGCACAAAGGGACTCTTTAGCATTATCCTCTGCCATTTCAATCATTGCAATTAGCTCACATATTTCTGTACTCACTTCAAAACAGCCTCACCTCGTGCTGTTtacctgcagctccttccaacTGGGATAATGATGTTTTCCTGGTGAAAATCATGGCACCCATGCTCAGCTGGAAAGCAAAGACAAACAGATTATTTTGGTGTTAGGAGCCACTTGAAATATAGGCAGAGGCATATAACTCGTTGAGAAAGGAGGAATAAATGATTTGTGGAAATGTTGATATCATTAACTAGGCCACAGGTTGGGGAATCCAGCAGATTTCTTTAACAGGAGCTGAAGAATCACCCAGGTTTCAGTTCCTGAATGTCCCTCTGGCAGAGtcaccagagctgtgctgcaggtccaggaaagaagaaattgtgttcaaagctttttttctgctccattcCTTCTTCCTGCACATCTCTTGGAAGCCTGTTTGGGTGGGTTTGACTCCTGCAGTTGGTTTTCCTCCCATTGGATCAGATCTTAAATCAGAAATTGGATCAATTGTGGATTTTTTAAGGCAGAGCATCTGGCTTTGCTTTCTGACAAATGTAACCCAGAGCAATAATTTGGCCACTTGTTAAAGTCAAACACACTGACTTGCCATTTATGTTTTTCTACCCTTATCTAATCACTGCCTGGTTCTGAATAAAAAGTGGTTTAAAATCTTTTCTAGAAGGAGTTTTTAAATCAAAGCATCATGATGCTTCACAGGAATGAGGAGAGGAAATAAGAacacagagctggaggctgctcTTGCTTGGACAGTCTCAAAAGGACActtgaaaaactgattttagcagcaatttcacttttatttcacTCAGCAGAGCCTTTGAAGGAGGAACAACACAAACTGCCTTTTGTAgactatttaatttttaaggagACAACAGAACAGTGCAATTTATCATTTCACCTTTTAACTGATGCTACTGgcatttaaaaatttctgtgcCAAATTTAGGATAATGATTGTATTCCACTGTGATCTGAGTGTTGGACCAATTTATCATTCACTGgtgatgaaaattaaaaaggaagaggaagtcCTGCctaaattttttcctaaaaaatctGTGATAGAACTGGTCTGATCCTGGTCCCATATTGAATGCACTGAAATTATTCATTTGGCCACAGCAGGACATGTTTGCACACTGAAATAACACAGAGTTTGTACAGAATTTATGCAGAATTTATGCAGAAATaatttggtgtttgtttttaattaggaaaaaactGCCTGTGGACAAATATTCCAGCCTGATGTACAATCCTCATTGGAAGAGTGCAAAAAAGGGAGCAGGATTTTTTAAGGCAGAGAAAGCACCCAAAATTTCTGGAGGAAGCAGTGGGGACTTTTCAGAGGATTCCTTTTATCTCCATTCTGATGACTCCTCAGAAAATAATCAGCAAGAGGCAAAGACCCAGGATTCACTCCCAGAGTTTGGTCCAGAATTATTCAGCTCTCATGGAGCAGATGTGGCCAGCAATGAACCTGTTGGGCCACAAGCCAAAAGGAAGGAACCTGCAGATGGATTTCATTCCAAAAATAATCCTGGCCGTGCTTTCCCTCCTCAGCACCAACAGGATCCACCccagagagcaaaaaaaaactttattaaaaaaaacaaactgactTTGGGGTTACAGTCAGTAAAGAATTCCTATCTTGAGCTGCACAATAGAAAGCAAGTTCTTCAAGGGCAGGTGGGTAAATTTATAAATTCCCTTATTTCTATAGATTAGATATGTCTGGTGTTAAACTCTCTGCAGAGGGGAGAAGCAGATTTGAAACTCATCATTCAAGTGACAATGTTGGGTTTCCAGGGAGAATCTTGTCCACCCTCCATGGAATAATTGACAAATCCCAGCCCAGTGGTGGCTGCCTGTTCCTGCCCAGGAAAATTTCCCAGATCTCACTCTGCTTTTTAATCTTGATATGCTAaggaaattctgttttctctcctgaCATCTGCACTGCCTTTTATCTTTTTATGCTGCCTCTCATTTTTTCTGCTTGGCCAGCATGAGTTTGATAATGATTCTCTCTGCTAATGCCTTATTCCAGATTTTTCTCAATGGAGCAAATGCAAAGTTGGTTTGAAGGAACCTTgaagcccatccagtgccatgctagggacacctcccactgtcctAGGTTGTCCCTGGCCTTGTCCCCAAAAATCATACGAAAAATGGTCCCAGAAAGTCcaaaaattacaataaaacaCCCAAAATGGTCCCAAAACCCAGCCAGAATCCAgggatttctgaggaaaaaactgggaaaatgagCAGGCAAAATATCCAGACGAAAAGTGacttaaaatggcccaaaacccccaaaaattgcatgaaaaatggcccaaaaacttCTGAAATCTGTACTAAAACACCTAAAATCTGCAAAATTCCAAGGAGTGCTGGGAAAAGCACcagaaaaataatcagcatTAACACCTAGAAAAATCCCTGAAGattcacactaagaaacacaaaaatcccctaGAAATTGCACAAGAAATGGCCAGAAAAAGTCCTaaaatctgcactaaaaaacccaaaaatgacCCCTAAATCCATTAGAAATGAGTTTATTGCTTTTCTTGCTGCAAAATGGGAAGGGAGGGGGTCACTGAGTCACTCCACACAGAAAATTTTACCTTGGGAAGCTCCTGGGACATTGTGCTTCTAGTGCCACCCCTGCCAAGGCTAATGAAGAGTTGACACAACATTAGAGGGAATTTGCTGATTTCATTCCAGTGGCAGGAATGAtggacagaatttttttttttttcctagcagagCTATTAAAAgcacttgggtttttttttcagttctaaTTTAGATGATGGTAAAAATAATGAGTGTAGATGGATGCTAATTAAAGCTATGTTGATATGATTATGTTTGCTATTCAGGGAATTCTGGAAATCTCTCCTAAGTGTTGGAGCCAGGATTGGGACTTTATTGTGCAGACAGTGTTCAAAcattccataattctgtgattccatgagcAGCATCACTGCTCTCAGCCACCTCTGGATCTTTGCAGGGCAGGCAGAaattactgatttattttctgttaatttacAATTAATTTACTGAGTCCTTACCAAGGTATCCATGGCTCAGTCTTGTTGGAAAGGGTGAAAAAACTGAGGGGAGCATTGTGGTGGTCCAGGAGCCAACTTTGGTCACCTCACCTGGAAAACTCTCTCCAAAGTGCAAAAGCACCAAGTATGTGAGGAAACAAATGAGCCCCATGTCACAATCAAACTGTGCTTTCCTAAACTGATTATTCTGGGCTTTGCAGGGGTTGAAGCTGAATTTATTGATCTGAtcactgctggctgccaggggTTGTGGTAATGAGACAGTGTTTGCTTTGAGGGCAGGACTTTGTGCACAGCTGACATAACAcgaattaaaatatttccagctcATTCTGCAAGATTTAGATTTCCAGATTCcagattttctctgtgctggaggTACCAAAACACACCCTAAACCCGTGCTGATCTGTATATTTACTAATTTATATCGCATTTTATACAACATCAAGGTCTTTGCAGCATTGCCTGATTCTTAAAGAAGCCCATGATGAGTTTCTttgagagagaaggagaagcagtGGCCCAACCTAGCTCAGCTGTGCTCAATCCGAGTTGCTTTCCTACCTCCAAGCCCCTTACTTCAAAGCCAGGAACATAATGTACAATTTTTTAATGGCTCTAGAGCAAGGCACTCAGACTCTGTGTGCACTGAGCCTTCCCTCGGTGTAAACACCTAATCAAGATTGCCTGTGCTTCAACAATAGCAGCCAAATGCAATTCGAGAACCACAAGGCTTTGAAGTCCTCCCTGCAAAGGCTGGTTTGCCAGTCTGGGATAATGACATGCCATGATTGCTGCCTTTGTTGTATCTTTTCAGTGGAGAAGCAATTATGGGCCTCAATTTAACAGAATAGGCATTACACAGCTTATGATTCtcaaaatgcaatttcattTGATCATTTTCTCAATTTGATTGGTATTAATAGAATGGttcgcaaaaaaaaaaaaaaaaaaaatgctggcaGAGGTTGTGTCCTGTTCCTCTTTCAAAGAGATAATGTAGAAGTATGTTTTACCTGCCCAGCACTCCATCAATGCACTCAGGCACTTGGTTCCACCAAAAACAGCTTATTCACTGCAAAGCTGGGGCTGTCCACAGCTCAGGAAAACCTCGgtggtatttttcattttcttgtgaatttttttccaaggatttACATTGAATTTGGAGCCATGAAATCACCCATAAACTCGGCAATAATCTTTTTCTTAGCTGCCCTAATCTCTTACCCCCAAAGTGAGAGGCTCAGCTTCCCACATTTTCTTCCCACTGAGGATTTTCAGTTGATAATTTTATTGGTCATAAATATCTTCCCAGTGCTGGTTCTCCTGTGGGCCCACTCTGCAGTGGAGCAGAGATTCCTGTCACCAACACACTTCATCAACTAAAATACTCAGCAGGATAGTTTGGgacaaaaaaatagaaattaaaaaaatcttaaaaatctgatttcctgcagttttatagcaaaaaaaaaaaaaaaaaaagaaaaagtttatttcaagaaaaaaattgaattattgCTGTATTTCCAAGGGTATCACCACCCTCAAATAAATTTCCAGTTTTGGTTaccccacagctgtgctggtgtggaGCTCTCCTTGTTTGCAGCTTGTTTTGCCAGCATTCCACCCTTTCTTtctcagctcctcctgtgcttTTCACCCCATTATTGTGTTTTGCCAGCTTTTCCTGCAAGCCTCTCTTGCTGAGGCTGGGATGTGTCTGATTGCCTGGCCAGCAATGGTTTCTGCTTGTTTTGCTGTTATTAGGTGCATCCAGTGGCTCTCATGGAAATGGAGGAGCCTGGGCATTTGAGAGTGTCTGTGCTGCACACTTCCtgcaatttttcctttcttttattcctcttaAAAGTAGAAGGAATCTTCTTTCCCATTAATtgggttttgcttctttttctcctttaacCATTTCTCTCTTTGTCATCCATTCCATAATGCCAAACTTGAGCATTTTAATCTTAACAGGCCACAAATTAATTCTCATTATTTCCCcaagattttttaaatccattcccCTGATTGCTGTGACCATGAACATTGCTGGTTTTTAGCTCACAGATCTTACACCAGTTGATGAAGAACCACTCCAGAGTGTCCCAGCATCCCAGACTGGGAAAATGAAGCCTGAAGACAAATGGTACCCAAAAGGACAGCAGCTCAAGGTTCCTTTTTGAGAGaatttaataattgaaattCAGTAGAATTTCATAGTTGAAATATGTCTATAGAAGCACTTAATTTGAGTGTTTAAAGCTGTCATCTTGTTGCTTTTAAAGTAACTATTACTGACAAAAAATCCTTAAATATATATCAATAGATAACTACTGTAATTTAATGTATGTGTGCTTTATGCACTAAAGCAAAATGCCAAGAAATTCTGAGCTCACAGAATCTATTATTGCCTATTTAGGAGATGATTTGGTTGATAATCTAAAATTACAAATTGGTGCATGGTGGTGTTTGATGGTTTGGGAGGATTCTGAGCCAGAACTTCATTTCTGGTGAAGTCATTTGTTGCTCCAGAGACTGAACATTGGTTTAAAGGCCAGCATAAATCAGATTTACAGATGTAGGAATGGGGAGGAAGTGAGTGCACTTCTGCTTGGaactttttctggtttatttctGGTTATTCATTAACTCCCCCTTAATTTTAGGGGACAAATCAGGCAGAAATGGTGAAGTTCTGGCTCAGAATCAAACACCAGCATGTACCAGTTTATAATTTTAGATTATCAACCAAATCATCTCCTAAACAGAGAATAATTCTCCAGAAGCCAAACGGGGAGCAGGTCAAAATAGATAATTCCACAGTGTGCCAGGATATGAAACAGGATTCCCTGACTAAAGCTTttcccaaaacctcctggaattgTGTTTTTCACACCTCCACTAATCAGATTTTTGGCAcgtgctggctgcaggggctgctcccagaagagcccagagaggcaggaggtgaGGGAGGATTTCAGCCCTTGCAGGATTGAATGGGCTGAGAATGGATTTGTGGGTTCCCTGGAAGGAAATCCCAGTCTTTTCTCCAGTGCTGGAATTGGGAAGTGATAGACTGAAATGAATTTCGGGTTTTGGGTGCTTGGCTCTCAATAGCAGTCCTGGAGCGCTTGAGTTCTCCAATTCTGGATTCTGTTTTGCAGGGAGGAGTGCTTGTTTAGAAATAAGATTATTTATAAAATTGGCATCAGGCTGTTCTACCATGGGCCAGTCTAACTGTGTGTACAAAGccattttctcctgaaattcagcacataaaaagcaaaagctgatttgatttttggagcattttttttccaggtggtTGACAGAGGTATCACTTACCCACAGGTGCACTTAAAAGCACCATTTTTGCACCTCATGCAGACAAAACTCCCTCAATCCACCTTTACCACATCTGGTTTGCATCTGCAAGGACCTGGTTTTATAGTCCAGTGCTGCAGAATTTGCAAAGTTTTGATGCAGAACTATTAATTGTTCAGCACCTGAATAACAAGACTGAAGGTTCCTCCAAATTTGAATTTTGGGTAAAATCCAACCATGAGCAGAGTTAGATccaagcagcacagagggatttTGATGCAGTAATAAAACTTCTAAGTGAATATCAAAAATATCCACCATGAAATTCTGTTGGTAACTTGTTTCAGGAGCAGCACAAGTTCttccagagaaataaaacagaatccAACCAGACTTTCAGTGCAAGAGTTTTCCCAAGGAAAGATGGCCAAGAACccccaggaagagcagcagaagcaaagcCTTGGCTCAGGAATCAGCAGcaaatcccaggatttcaggctgcccccagtcccagctcagcactgcaggaataTCTGAATCCAAGCTCTTCTCTCGGCCCTGACCcagcagaaaaaccccaaagtggCTCAAATAATTTCCCAAATTCAGCCCTTACCAGACCTACCTATCACTATCTCCCAATATTCCAGAATTTTTACCCACCGGAGGTTTTAAACCCAGAGGATCCCAGTAAGGAGAACAAGAAATACCAACATGAGTTTCCAACTAGAATTCCACAtcaacagcagcatttttccaagaatgacagcagcagtggccaaGCACATCCAGAATTGGGGAATATTTCATCtgattttaatgcaatttttcaagaaaaagtgAAGGAACAAGCACCAATTCAAGATTTCAAAAATCATATTCATGAGGATAACAGGTATCAGAACAGCTTGTGGTAAGGATTTAAgagataaaataatattattataacCCTGTGATAcccagaaaataaacaaatggacaagaaaatgctttaaagtCTGAAGTATAAAGTTATTTTGCTACAAACCTGCCATTATCATTTATTACTAATTGAAGATTCATTGTAgctattgatttttaaatatgccATTGGGAAAGGACACTTCTGTCCTCCAGGTATGGAAATTTCCTCAATTGAGAGTTTCCTTCtaggaggctgggaggggaaaattaaaatataga includes the following:
- the JHY gene encoding jhy protein homolog isoform X1, whose protein sequence is MNSSNMKYLSVSSPHTYSMNNIHVPPKVLVPPVFQPASWERERSSASSLEDSQESVSESLEKERHFQQRLQHRILENQEIVGQGPGDTLEDDSLEEDSLEEMSFEEKGAEYDTNKKGKPKVDASGRKKLPVDKYSSLMYNPHWKSAKKGAGFFKAEKAPKISGGSSGDFSEDSFYLHSDDSSENNQQEAKTQDSLPEFGPELFSSHGADVASNEPVGPQAKRKEPADGFHSKNNPGRAFPPQHQQDPPQRAKKNFIKKNKLTLGLQSVKNSYLELHNRKQVLQGQLTDLTPVDEEPLQSVPASQTGKMKPEDKWYPKGQQLKEQHKFFQRNKTESNQTFSARVFPRKDGQEPPGRAAEAKPWLRNQQQIPGFQAAPSPSSALQEYLNPSSSLGPDPAEKPQSGSNNFPNSALTRPTYHYLPIFQNFYPPEVLNPEDPSKENKKYQHEFPTRIPHQQQHFSKNDSSSGQAHPELGNISSDFNAIFQEKVKEQAPIQDFKNHIHEDNSSPTAACRTSHVKEKMEQHQPRISDFGDDFADMWFWGFLPPALPQAQRDSQGISGGAEGNPRKMRRISSEGSLLQNGKQKQPKASKKVCGSKFYINLNMKLGGLGPDYETIKEKKEKLKLQKEYSRQINEYNMKNITVVQRLPAKPQVSSVSRQKALEYAKRIPRPKTFITRPSDQEVKEAVPQPGTSLPQIPSLESLWDRHEREKELVAAFKSLHIF
- the JHY gene encoding jhy protein homolog isoform X2, coding for MNSSNMKYLSVSSPHTYSMNNIHVPPKVLVPPVFQPASWERERSSASSLEDSQESVSESLEKERHFQQRLQHRILENQEIVGQGPGDTLEDDSLEEDSLEEMSFEEKGAEYDTNKKGKPKVDASGRKKLPVDKYSSLMYNPHWKSAKKGAGFFKAEKAPKISGGSSGDFSEDSFYLHSDDSSENNQQEAKTQDSLPEFGPELFSSHGADVASNEPVGPQAKRKEPADGFHSKNNPGRAFPPQHQQDPPQRAKKNFIKKNKLTLGLQSVKNSYLELHNRKQVLQGQLTDLTPVDEEPLQSVPASQTGKMKPEDKWYPKGQQLKEQHKFFQRNKTESNQTFSARVFPRKDGQEPPGRAAEAKPWLRNQQQIPGFQAAPSPSSALQEYLNPSSSLGPDPAEKPQSGSNNFPNSALTRPTYHYLPIFQNFYPPEVLNPEDPSKENKKYQHEFPTRIPHQQQHFSKNDSSSGQAHPELGNISSDFNAIFQEKVKEQAPIQDFKNHIHEDNSSPTAACRTSHVKEKMEQHQPRISDFGDDFADMWFWGFLPPALPQAQRDSQGISGGAEGNPRKMRRISSEGSLLQNGKQKQPKASKKVCGSKFYINLNMKLGGLGPDYETIKEKALEYAKRIPRPKTFITRPSDQEVKEAVPQPGTSLPQIPSLESLWDRHEREKELVAAFKSLHIF